The Thiorhodovibrio frisius genome segment GCCGGCCAGCAGCAGGCCGGAGGGCTGAATGAAGCGCGTCAGATGCAGTTGTTCGCGCTCGCACTCATCGATGAAGCCTTGCAGGGGTTTTTCGCTCATGGCTGGTCATCCCGCGATGATGGGTGTGGCTTAGGGTCCGCCGAAGCCAGCGACGCGCGCCGGCCAGCGGGCAACAAGAGCACCTGAGTATAAGGGTTTTTTGGGGCTGATTGGGTCGCGCATGCGCTGAGCGCTGCTCTCAAGATCGCGGGCTGGCCGTATTGACAAGTCACAATCAATTGGCCACTCTAATCGGCTGAGTTGTTCCATCGAGTCCACTCGCCGCATGTCTTCAGTCTCGCCCGAGCTACCTTCTTCAGCTTCTCCTGTTGCTGATCGGCCCAATCTCGAGCCATCTGCCCAGGCCTCCCCTCAGTCCTCCCCTCAGTCCTCCCCTCAGTCCTCCCCGGAACTTCTCGGCCTGCTGGAATTGATGACCAACATCCTGCGCCGTTTCGCTGGACTGGCCGATCAGGATGTCGATTCTGGTATTCAGAGCGCGCTCGCCGCCATTGGCGAATTCGCCGGGGTTGATCGCAGCTACCTGTTTCTGCTTGATGATCAGGCGGAATATCTGCGTAACACCCACGAGTGGTGCGCATCGGCGATTCGCCCCGAGATTGACAACCTACAATCCGTCCCCTTCGCGGAAATCCACTTCTGGAAGGATGCACTCCTGCGCGGCGATAGCATCTATGTGCCCAAGGTGGCGGACTTGCCCGACGCGCGCCGCTTTGAGCGCGAGATTCTGACCCAACAGGACGTGCAATCGGTGCTGGTCGTGCCCCTGGTCGGGCCAGACCGGCTGCGCGGTTTTATCGGGTTTGACGCCGTGCGTCAGTCGCGCACCTGGTCGCACGCTGCCACCCTGCTGCTGCGCGCTGTCGCTGATGTGTTTGTTGGCGCCATCATGCGCCGTGAGGCATACCTGGCCTTGGTAACCAGCGAACGCCGCTACCGGGCCCTCGCGCGGCATTCAACCGACGCGGTGTTGATTCTCGACGCAGATTTCCGCTTGAGCTATCTAAGCCCCTCGGTTGAACGCATGCTTGGCTGGCGCATTGATGCCTGGCTTGGGCGGCGGTTCTTCGCTGCCTGTCATCCTGGGGATGTCGATCAGGTTGCTGCGGCCTTGTCGGCCGCCAGCGCGACGCCCGGCACGGGCTCGGCGGTGCCGGATCACCGGCTGCTGCACGCGCGCAACGACTGGGTCTGGTTTCTTGGCACGGCCACCGACCTGCGCGCTGACCCCGCCATCGGCGGCATTGTGCTAAACGCACACGATATCACGCAGCGCAAAGCGGCCGAACTCGCCCTGCAACACCAGGCGCTGCACGATCCCCTCACCGGCCTGCCTAATCGCGCGCTGCTGATGGACCGGATGGCGCAGTCCATCGTTCATGCGCGGCGCAGCGGTCATCTGCTGGCAGTGGTCTTCATTGATCTGGACCATTTCAAGCTGATCAACGACGCCATGGGCCATCAGGCCGGCGACCGTCTGCTGATCGACGCCGCCCAGCGTTTGATCGAGATATTGCGTGCCGGTGATACGGTTGCGCGCTTCGGCGGCGATGAATTTGTCATGGTGTTGGAGGGCAACTCGGATCAGCCCGAGACTCTGGTCAGTGCGGCCGAGCGCATTCTGGCCGTCTTCGAGCGTCCGTTTCTGGCCAACGCCGTGGAGCAGGTCGTCACTGCTAGCGCCGGGTTGGTGATTGCCGATGGCAATGCCGATCCGGACGAAGTGCTGCGTGATGCCGATGCCGCCATGTATCTGGCCAAGGAGCGCGGTCGCGCCTGCTTGCAACGCTTCGATGCGCCCATGCGTGACCATTTGCTCGACCGCCTGGAACTGGTCTCGGATCTGCGCCATGCCGAAGAAGAGGGCCAGCTGCTGCTGCATTACCAGCCGCTGTTCGGGGCCCGCAGTCGTCGCTTGCGTGGCTGCGAGGCGCTGGTGCGCTGGCAGCATCCGAGCCGCGGCCTGGTGGGACCGACGCGGTTCATCCCCGCGGCGGAGGAGACTGGCCTGATCGTGCCGATCGGCACCTGGGTGCTGAACGAGGCGCTGCGCCAGATGCGCGCCTGGCTGGATGCCTGGCCCGATGCCGGGTCTGAAGCTGTACCCGATGCCGTGATACCCGCTGGGATAGCCGCTGGGCCTGGGGCTGGCCCGGGCGGGAAGGGGCTGTTCGTGGCGGTGAATCTCTCGGTGCGTCAACTCAACGAGCCGCGTCTGGTCGAGACGGTGCAGGCACTGCTCGAACGCTGGCGCCTGCCCGCGTCGGTGCTTTGCCTGGAACTCACAGAGAGCTCCCTGATGGCCGAGCCTGACCATTGCGTCGCGGTGCTCTCACGCCTGCGCGATCTGGGCGTGACTCTGGCCATCGATGATTTTGGCACCGGCTATTCGTCTCTGGCGTATTTGCGTGACTTGCCGGTCTCCAAGCTCAAGATCGACCGTAGCTTTGTCGCCAGCATGCAAAACGACCACAGCGGGCGCAACATCGTCGCCGCCATCCGCACCCTGGCGCGCGAGTTCGGCATGGAAACCGTCGCCGAGGGCGTTGAGACCGAGGCTCAGTACCAGGCCCTGCGCCTAATCGGCTGCGACATGGTGCAGGGCTTTCACCTGGCCCGCCCCGGCCCGGCGGAGGCGATGGAAGTTTTTCTCAGCGGCGGGATACCCTGACCACATGAAGCTCTTACTCAAACCCTGGTTGGCTCTGGCGATCTGGACCACCCTGGTGCTGGGTTCCCTGGGGTGGAATCTGCATCAGGCGCAGGCCGCGCGCGCCGAGCTGGCGCTCAAGACCGCGCGGTCGTTTTTTGATCAGGTGGTGCTCACCCGGCGCTGGAACGCGCGCCATGGTGGGGTCTATGTGCGGGTGACCGAAGATACCCAGCCCAATCCCTACTTGAAGATTCCCAAGCGCGACATTCGCGTTTCGGATGATCTGATGCTGACGGCGGTCAACCCGGCCTATATGACTCGCCAACTGGCGGAACTTGCCGATCAGACCAATGGCGTGCAGTTTCATATCACCAGTCTCGACCCCATTCGCCCGGAAAACCGGCCGGAAACCTGGGAGCGGCTGGCCCTTCAGCGCTTCGAGCAGGGGGAGGCAGAAACCGGCGAGTTCTTCAGCAACGGCGACCATGAGGCCTATCGCTACATGGCCCCGCTGATCACCGAGGAACCCTGTCTGAACTGCCATGCCGAGCAAGGGTACAAGGTTGACGACGTGCGCGGCGGCATCAGCGTGATGCTGCCGGATGTTGCGGCTCTGCCGTGGCTGTCGCTGACAGTGAGCCATCTACTAATCGGTCTGGTCGGCGGCGGGCTCATTCTGCTCAGCACCCGATTGCTGCAACAGGCGCATGATCGCCTGCGCCAGCAGGCAGTGTTCGATACCCTGACATCCATCCCCAACCGGCGCTACTTTGTCGAAAATTTGGTCGAAGAATTTCGCCGTGGTCGGCGCCAGCGCCTGCCCCTGTCGCTGATTATCTGCGATATCGACAACTTCAAGAGCTACAACGACAACTTCGGCCATCCCGCCGGCGACCGTTGCCTGCGTGCCGTGGCTCAGGCCTTGCAGGATGGGCTCAAGCGCGGCGGCGATTTCTGCGCCCGCTACGGCGGCGAGGAGTTCGTGGTGGTGCTGCCTGATACGCCATTGCCCAATGCTGTCAAGGTGGCCGAGGACATGCGTGAGGCCATTGCCGGTCTGGGAATGCGCCATCCGGGGGCGAGCGATGGAATCGTCACCATCAGCATGGGGGTGGCCACCGATGATCCGCGCAATCCCGATCACGAGGCGCTGATCCGTCAGGCCGACGAGGCGCTTTATCGCGCCAAGGAACTCGGGCGCAATCGGGTCGAGGCCCATCATCCCGAGCAGTCGGCGGGCATGAGCGATTTGGGGGAAGAGTCGGGGAAAGGTCTGGGAGCCGACTCAGGAGAAGAACTGGGAACGGGTTTGGGTGAGAGGCCGGTCGGTGCGAAATCCTGACCGCGATGGTCGGGAATTTTTGCGGTTGATCATTGCATCGGCAAAATCTGCCTCCATCCCTTAGCCCTGTGAGGCTGGGTTGCGGCAGGTCGGGCGCCATGCCACCTGTCGAATGCAAACGAAGCCGAATCCAAGCCAAATCCAAATCAACCTCATATTTTCACCTCAGCTAACAGGATATTTCGCCATGAATCATTCAACGACTTCCATTGCTACTCTGGTCGGTGTCGCGCTGGCCGGTTCCATTGGTCTGGCCCAAGCCGAAGGCAATCCCTTCGCGGCGCAGGATATGGACGCAGGCTACATGCAACTTGCCGAGGCGGACTCCGACGGCAAGAGTGGCGAAGGGAAATGCGGCGGCTCCAGCAGTGATGCGGATGACGCCAAGGGCGGCGAAGGCAAATGCGGCAGTTCTGATAGCGATGAGGATGGCGACAAGGATGAAGCCAAGGGCGGCGAGGGCAAATGTGGCAGCGGTAACTGATCTCGCCGATCAGTCACCCATGCTTTGACCATAGCCGTGACAATGGACAGCCAACTAGCCTGTTCGCTGCACGGCGCCGGACTTGGCCTGCGGCGCTCCTTTTTGAGCGCCCTGGCCGAGTCACTGCCAGTTGATCAAGCAGATTTTTACGAAATCGCGCCCGAGAACTGGATCGGTTTCGGCGGTCGCAAAGGGCGAGCACTGCGATCACTGACCGAGCAATATCCTTTCGTCTGCCACGGGCTGTCGTTATCTATTGGCGGTCCTGCGCCGCTGGACACCAATTTTCTGCGCCAGGTCAAGCAATTCCTGGACGACCACGGCATTCGCGACTACAGCGAACATCTCACCTACTGTTCCGACAGCGGTCAACTCTACGACTTGCTGCCCATCCCCTTTACTGAAGAAGCCGTGCACCATGTTGCCGGGCGCGTGCGTCAGGCCCAAGACATTCTCGAGCGCCGCATCGCGCTGGAAAATGCCTCCTATTACGCGGCACCGGGCCAGGAAATGGCCGAGAGCGAGTTCATCCGCGCCGTGCTCGCGGAGGCCGACTGCGATTTGCTGCTCGATGTGAACAATATCTACGTCAATGCCATCAACCACGGCTATGACGCATTGACCTTCTTGAACGCGCTGCCAGGCGAGCGGATTCGCTACGGCCATATCGCCGGACACGCCGTCGAAGCCGAGGACCTGCGCATCGACACCCATGGCGCTGCCGTCATCGACCCGGTCTGGGAACTGCTCGACCAGGCCTATCAGACCTTCGGCGTCTTTCCCACGCTGTTAGAGCGTGATTTCAACATCCCGCCGCTGAGCGAATTGCTGCGGGAAGTCGACGGCATCCGCGCCATCCAACGGCCTTACACCAGCCAGGCGACAGCCCCCTCCGCCGCGACACAGCGCGTTACCCAGCAACCCGCGCTGGCGGCTTGCTGAGGCACTGCATGATCAGCTGATCAAGAATGACTTCCCCAACTCCCCAGTCAGCCATGCCGGACTTCATGCGCCAGCAGCAGCGCTTTAGCGCCCATCTGCGCGACCCCGAGCGCGCAAGTGCGCCAGCAGACATCGAAGACCGCCGCATGAAGATCTATCGCGACCTGATCTTCAACAACCTCTCCTCTCTGCTCGCCGGCAACTTCCCGGTCATTCACCGCCTGCTACCGCGCGAGCATTGGCGCGAGTTGGTGCGCGATTTTCTGCGCCGCCATCGTGCCGTCTCACCGCTGTTCCCCGAACTGCCGCGCGAGTTTCTTGACTTCCTCAGCCATCACCGTCGCGATGACCCGCGCGACCCGCCCTTCCTGCTCGAACTGGCGCACTACGAGTGGGTCGAAATGGCCCTGCAGATCAGCGACGGCGCGCCAAATGAACCACCGGCTGATCTGATGCCCGATGGCGACTTGCTCGCCGGGCGCCCCGTGCTATCGCCGCTCGCCTGGAACCTGAGCTACCGTTACCCCGTGCATCGCATCGGCCCCGACTACCAACCCCAGCAAGCCCCGGAACAGCCAACCCATCTGCTCGTCTATCTCGACCGCAACGAGCAAGTGCGCTTCATGGAACTTAACGCCGTCACCCAGCGCCTGCTCATACTGCTGCAACAGCAACCCGCCCCCAACGGCCAGGACGCGCTCGCCCAAATCGCCACCGAACTCGGCCATCTGCAACCGCAACAAGTCATCGCCTTCGGCACCAACCTGCTCATAGATCTACGTGTGCGCGGCGTGATCCTCGGAGCACTGCGTGGGGTTTAGATTAAATGGGAATCTGAGACAAACAAACAAATCGCCTGCAAAATGCTGATCAGCGCTGCGCTGTGGGCGATCAGCGGCGCCTCGCAGGCAAGGAACGCCGCGATGAGAGCTGGTTGGGATAATTAGCTGTTAAACTGCGACGACAAGAGCACTGATCCCCTTGCAGGCACGGAAGGGCGCTTCAGGTGGCCGAAATCCAACACCAGGAGAAGAAACCGCTTTGGCAGAACGCGAACGTCTCAAGACTCAAATCTTGGAACAAAACGTCAAGCCCAATTAATAGTAAGGCGCCACAATAGTCTGATATGAATCATCTAGCGTGAGGAGGCAAAAATGGAATGGTCGGAAGTCGTCGATAATCCCATGTTCGCCAATTTGCCCTTCAAGATTGAGTTAACTCAATTTGGCAAGCTCTTGATGAGTCCGGCATCGAACGAGCACGGCAGAATTCAGAGTAGGCTCTGCGCAAAACTACTTGAGAAACAAACTGGCGGCGAGGTCGTAACCGAGTGTTCAGTCGCGACGATTGATGGTGTGAAAGTGGCTGATGTAGCCTGGCTTTCAAACGAGTTTGTGAGCCGCTACGGTTTTGTTACTCCATACCCCGCAGCCCCAGAGCTTTGCATTGAGATACTGTCACCATCCAACTCAATGTTGGAGATGCAGGAGAAAGTCGAGCTATATTTAAAGACTGGTGCTGTGGAAGTCTGGCTAGTTCGGGATCTCGGATCAATGGAATTTTTTGACTGTTATGGAAAATTATCGAAAAGTACTTTGTTTCCGTCGTTAGACTGAACAGAAAAACTCTACAGGTGAAAAGGCATGATTGCAGAGGGGGGGGCGAGGTGCAGATGCCTCACCTGATCGCTGAGCATCGGGTGAATCCGGATTTTGACGATGGATTATGGGCGGCAGTCGATGTCGACGTTGCGCGCTACGAAGTCGCTGATCCCAATACGGTCGTCTCTGGCCTACTGTGGAAAGGCGCACCGCAATAGATTATTTTAAATCAAAGAGAACAGGCACGATTGGTTTTTCAAGCCGCTCGGGCAAGGGCACCTGGTCCCTGATTGAGCCCGCCTAAATTTCGCGCTGCCTCTGCCGGGGCCGTAAGGAGTGGATTGTAAAGGATACCGATGAACTCGTGGGCATTGTGACCATTTCCGTCCAAGATGCTTCGCAACGCCAGCGCATTCGCCAAAACCAACGCGACCAGATGCGCCACAGCGAGCTATGCGATGGTGAAAGTTTGGCTCGCGCCTTGGAGCACAGCGTCGAGCAAATGCTCGCCCGCTGGCGGCATACCCGAGTCTGGTTTTGATCAATCAATCCGCCATGCCAACACTGCTCGACCCCACCAACGACTACGTCTTCAAGCGCCTGTTCGTCGAAGCTCCTGACCTACTGATCGCGCTCATCAACGACCTGCGCCCGGACCCGCCCAAGGCCGACCGTCTTGGACACCCACCGGGACCATTGCGCGCCTGGATCACCTTTTTCAAACACTGGCAGGAGGAGCCCACCATGGCCACCGTCGCCCATGAACCCGTCAAGCAAGCCATGAGCCGCATACGCGAACTCAGCGCCGACGAAGAAGCCCGCCGTCTCGCCTTCGTGCGCGAGCGCGCCTTGCATGACGAAGTCTCCTTCCTGAATGAAGCCAGGCGGAAAGGGTTGCAGCAGGGATTGCAGAACGGTCGCGAAGAGGTCGCGCGCAATCTGATGACCCACCGGCTACCGAAGGCTACGGCGCGCGGCACACCAGCACCCAAATCCGCCCAGGAACAGTTCAACGGCGCCGAGGTTGCGTGATGAGCGCGCACGAATGCAGGAACCTAAAGCGCAAGGCCGAGAAGCGTGCGGACCAAAATTATGAGGTCCCTGTGCTAATCTGAGCCTCTCAGCTGTGGATAAATACCAAAATCCATTAGGCCCGATCAGAGGTGAAAGTCATGCCAACGCATCGCTATGAGAACGATTTTTATGCCTGGTCTCAAGAGCAAGCTGTCCTTTTGCGAGCGGGGCGCTGGTCAGAATTGCAAATCGGGCCGTTGAGCGAGGAGATTGAGGATTTGGGGAAACGCGAGCGTCGCGCACTGGAAAGTCGGCTGGTTGTCTTAATTGGGCATCTGCTCAAATGGGTACTGCAACCCGACTATCCGTATCGCAAGAGCTGGCGCGCGACAATTAACGAACAACGGCGCAACGTTGCGCGGCTACTCGCCGAGAATCCAAGCCTACAACCCTTGCTGCCTGAGTTGGTCACCGCTGCTTACGCCGATAGTCGCGATTTGGTCGTGCGCGAAACGCCGCTGGATTATGACGTCCTGCCGACAACCTGCCCCTTTACGATTGCGCGCATTCTCGATAATGCCTTTTGGCCGGTTTCTTATTAACAAACAGGTGCGCAGTGGGAGATTGCCAACAGTTATGTGAGTCTGGTCTTGATCAATCAATCCGCCATGCCAACACTGCTCGACCCCACCAACGACTACGTCTTCAAGCGCCTGTTCGTCGAAGCTCCCGACCTACTGGTCGTGCTCATCAATGACCTGCGCCCGGACCCGCCCAAGGCCGACCGTCTTGGACACCCACCGGGACCCTTGCGCGCCTGGATCACCTTTTTCAAACACTGGCAGGAGGAGCTCACCATGGCCACCGTCGCCCATGAACCCGTCAAGCAAGCCATGAGCCGCATCCGCGAGCTCAGCGCCGACGAAGAAGCCCGCCGCCTCGCCTTCGTGCGCGAGCGCGCCTTGCACGACGAGGTCTCTTTCGTGAATGAAGCCAAGCGGGAAGGGGTGGAGCAGGGATTGGAGCAGGGACTGCGGAACGGCCGCGAAGAGGTCGCGCGTAACCTAATGACCATGAAGCTATTGACAGACGAGCAGATAGCAGCCGCCTCCGGCTTAGCGCAGGACGAGGTCAAGGCGCTGCGTGATGCAAACAAGCCTCAAGCCTGAGCCCACCGGGTTTATCTGACGGTGGTCTGGCAATTCTCGGCGTCACCCTCAAGCTGGCCGATATCTTAATCACCCACTGAGCTTCCACCAAGGCGACCAACAGCAGCTCCAAACCGCCGCCGAGCACTACCTCACCCAATGGCCTGATTGCCCCACCGGCTGGACCATCCTCGCCAAAGCCTGGGAGCGCGAGCGCGACTGGAACGCCGCTGCACGCTGAAAAGTGCGCCCATGATGGCGGAAGCCTGGAACAACCTTGGCACCGCCTGCGCGATCTCGACCGCCTCGATGAAAGCATGCTCGCCTTTCGCCAAGCGCTGGCCCTGGCTCCGGAGAATGGGCGGGCACGCAGCAATCTCTTATTCTCGCAAGCCTATACCGCCGCACTAACGCCGGAGCGTCAACGCCAGGAAGCCCAACGTTGGGAACGCGAAGTCCTGAGTGCCGAGGCACGGGCCGAGGCACGCCGGCGCTCGTTCTCCCCTGCGCCGTTGCGCGATCGACGCCTGCGCTTGGGCCTGATATCGGCGGAATTCGGCAGTCACCCGGTCGGGCATTTTCTGCTGAGTTGGCTACGCGCCCTCAACAGCGAACGCTTCGCGCTCTACTGCTACCCCAGCCTCGAGCGCCCGGAGCCAGAATCCGCGCGCTTTCGCGAATTGGCCGATGTCTGGTTGCCCATTGATGGCTTGAGCGATGCCCAAGCCGTGCAACAGATTCGCAGCGACAAAATCGACGTGCTGATTGAAACCAGGGGCCACACCGAGAACAACCGCCTCGGCATCATCGCCCGGCGCGCGGCACCGGTGCAATGTCACTACATCGGCTACTTCGCCACTACCGGCCTCACGGAGATGGATTATTTCATCGGTGACGCCGTGCTGATCCCGCCCGAGCACGACAGCCACTTCACCGAACAAGTCTGGAGACTGCCACGCACCCGCTATGCCTACGAGCCCCTGCTGCAGGCCCCGACCCGCGTTGGCAACCACACCCGCAGGGACAGCTTCGCCTCGGCAGTTTCAATTCGAGATGATGTTAAATGCTTGGTTTGAACATAGATCGTTCAAGTATCCAAAATCGTGAAAAAAAGCTGCAAATTGAACAATGAAAGTGCAGCTATCCAGGCACGCTAGGCGGCAGGCGAAAGGTTGTCAGCTTTCGCTTCCTATAATTGTCCCTAAAAGGCCATGGGTTAAAAGATGATTAGGCTAAAGGCATTGTCGCTGCGTATTGCCGCTTCGGGTGATGCGGAAATCGAAATCAAGCACGGCATTTACACTGTCCCGAAATGCAGAATTGACATTCATGCTTGATCTGCTGCCGTACGTCTGCGACGCCGCGCCCTCCAAACAATGCCGCTACTTGGCCGGCAGCCGCATCCCGATCAACCCGCCGACGGCGCTGCGCGAGGCGCCACTGGACGCGGTGCTGATTTTGCCCTGGAATATTGCCGAGGAGGTGAAGGCGCAACTGGCCGATCTGGCTGAACGGGGCACGCGTTTTTTCACCGCAGTGCCCGCGCTTCGCGTACAGGCGAATTGACAGCTTCATTCAAGCACTCATGCTAGAACTGCCCATTAGGGACTATTTCCGCGACAATGTCCTGGTTAAGCGACCCTATATCCAGCGCGAATGGTGCGAGACTGCCGTTTGCGATCCCATTCGCCGGGAAGTGCAAGCGGACGACGGGCGCATCCGGCACTGGATATGGATCGATGCCTTAGATCGTTACCTGCGAGTGGTGACCCTGGCCGATGGGCAGACAATCCACAACGCCTTTCCAGACCGAAGATTCCGGCCATGAAGATTAACTACGACGCCGCGACGGACTCGCTTTACATCCACCTGAGCGACCGTGCCTCCGTCGATTCCGACGAAATTGCCAATGGCGTGGTCCTCGACTACGACGCCGCCGGCGCGCTGGTCGGCATCGACATTCAACACGCCAGCCACCAGGCCGACCTAGCCAAGCTTTCGGTCAACTGCTTGCCTTTGACTCAGCTTGACGCGGCTTGATGCGCGCTAAATGAAACCCTGCATCAGCTACACCCAGCCTTCCAGACCAGCGGCGGCCGACGCTTCAAATCCGCGACTGCCTCGACTTGCGCGAGGCCTGTCGGTAGATTGCCGAAGTCGCGCTCGGCGAACAACAGGGGCCGGTCAACATCTGCTCCGGCATCCCCATCACCGTGCGCCAGTTAGCCGAGCACATCGCCGACGAGGTCGGTCGCCGCAACCTGCTGCGCTTTGGCATGCGGCCCGTCCATCCGTTCGATGCTCCGTGCGTGATCGGGCTTCCCTGGCAGCCAGATCTGGCTTAAAGCCATGCGCGCGATAATATGTGAGGTTGAATATGAAGCCGTTTGAACAGGAGCAAGCCATGCTTAACATCGAAATACCTGATCGTTTGAGGGAAAAGATCGCTGCCATCGCTACTCTTGCGGAGCAAACGCCCGAGCAATTGGCTCTGGAGATGCTTGAAGAGCGGATTGATCACCAGAGTGCGTATCTTGAAACCGCGTATCTGAAAAGCTCGGCACGCAACCGCGAGCGACTTGATCAGGCAATTGGGGAAATCAGACGCGGGCGCTTCGAGGAACGGGCCTTGATTGATGATTAGCTGGCATCCCCAAGCATGGGAGGATTATTTGTATTGGCAGCAAGAAGATAAACGTATCTTGAAGCGTGTCAACGCATTGGTTAAGGATGTCCAGCGCAACCCCTTCGAGGGAATCGGAAAACCCGAGCCACTTAAACATGAATGGTCAGGTTTTTGGAGTCGGCGAATCAATGACGAACATCGTTTAGTATACACTTACCAAGATGGTCATGCATAGCCACGGCATCAGCCGCGAGCGAATCGGCTTCTTTTCCCGCACCCCCTCCTGGAGCGAGCACATGTCGCCTTACAACCAAATCGACATCGCACTGGATACCATACCTTTCAACAGCGCCAGCACCGCCTGCGACGCCCTCTGGATGGGCACCCCACTGGTCACCCTGCTTGGCGATCAACTCGCCGGACGCCAGGCGGCCTCTATCCTCACCGGACTCGGGTGCCCGGAGTGGAATCATGGGGGCGTGTGCTAATCTGAGCCTGTCAGCCGCAGATACATGCCATAATCCACTCAGTCGCCGGATATTCTTTATCTGACAGGAATCAACCATGACTGCAATATCTTTCGATACGCTCAGATTCGTTGAAACGCTTAAAGACCATGGGTTGAATGATGAGCAAGCAAAAGGCATTGCTGCTGCCTACCGTGACGCATCCGGCGAGGCGGAGATCGCGACGAAACGGGACATCGAACGCTTAGAGGCACAGCTGATCAGGGTCGATACGCGATTCGCAGGCGAAATGACGCTCATGAAATGGATGTTGGGTATTTTACTTGGGGGCGTCGTGGCATTGATCTTAAAATCGTTTTTCCCTTGAGCTGGGAGATGTCAATTCGTCGACAGCGTGGCCGCTCTTGCTCAAGATGCCGCGCAGCGTCAGCATATTCGCCAAAACCATTCCCTTCAACAGCGCCACCACCGCAGCGCTCGCCGATCACTGGCACACCCTGCTCAACCAGTCCGCGAGACCCAGCGGCAGCGGATGCGCGCGAGCGAGCTCTGCGATGGCCGGGGATTGGCGCGTGCGCTGGAACCGGCGTTCGAGACCATGTTTGATCGCTGGTTCCAGGGCGGCGGTGGCGATACCCTTGCCAAACAAAACACTTGAAAAGTGCAATGGATCCATGCTTTTCGCTGAGGAAAACCCGTCGCTCCGAAAGACGCCACATTGAACGAAACGGAGACCGAAAATGTCATCTCAGCCCCTCTTGCGTGAGACGTTTGAAGACTGGCTCGCCGGGGAGCGCCTGCAAACCGAAGGGCGCACTGAATACGTTCGCGGGGAAGTGTTTGCCATGTCCGGTGGCTCGCGCGAGCACAATCTGATCGTGACCAATATCGTCAGGGAGTTGGGCAATCAGTTTAAGGGCCGCCCTTGCTGCGTCTATTCCGGCGATTTGAAAGTCCGCATGGAAGCCGCAGACGCCAGCGCCTATCCAGATGTGATGGCAATCTGCGGCGAACATCA includes the following:
- a CDS encoding putative bifunctional diguanylate cyclase/phosphodiesterase, with amino-acid sequence MSSVSPELPSSASPVADRPNLEPSAQASPQSSPQSSPQSSPELLGLLELMTNILRRFAGLADQDVDSGIQSALAAIGEFAGVDRSYLFLLDDQAEYLRNTHEWCASAIRPEIDNLQSVPFAEIHFWKDALLRGDSIYVPKVADLPDARRFEREILTQQDVQSVLVVPLVGPDRLRGFIGFDAVRQSRTWSHAATLLLRAVADVFVGAIMRREAYLALVTSERRYRALARHSTDAVLILDADFRLSYLSPSVERMLGWRIDAWLGRRFFAACHPGDVDQVAAALSAASATPGTGSAVPDHRLLHARNDWVWFLGTATDLRADPAIGGIVLNAHDITQRKAAELALQHQALHDPLTGLPNRALLMDRMAQSIVHARRSGHLLAVVFIDLDHFKLINDAMGHQAGDRLLIDAAQRLIEILRAGDTVARFGGDEFVMVLEGNSDQPETLVSAAERILAVFERPFLANAVEQVVTASAGLVIADGNADPDEVLRDADAAMYLAKERGRACLQRFDAPMRDHLLDRLELVSDLRHAEEEGQLLLHYQPLFGARSRRLRGCEALVRWQHPSRGLVGPTRFIPAAEETGLIVPIGTWVLNEALRQMRAWLDAWPDAGSEAVPDAVIPAGIAAGPGAGPGGKGLFVAVNLSVRQLNEPRLVETVQALLERWRLPASVLCLELTESSLMAEPDHCVAVLSRLRDLGVTLAIDDFGTGYSSLAYLRDLPVSKLKIDRSFVASMQNDHSGRNIVAAIRTLAREFGMETVAEGVETEAQYQALRLIGCDMVQGFHLARPGPAEAMEVFLSGGIP
- a CDS encoding HvfB family MNIO-type RiPP peptide maturase; translated protein: MDSQLACSLHGAGLGLRRSFLSALAESLPVDQADFYEIAPENWIGFGGRKGRALRSLTEQYPFVCHGLSLSIGGPAPLDTNFLRQVKQFLDDHGIRDYSEHLTYCSDSGQLYDLLPIPFTEEAVHHVAGRVRQAQDILERRIALENASYYAAPGQEMAESEFIRAVLAEADCDLLLDVNNIYVNAINHGYDALTFLNALPGERIRYGHIAGHAVEAEDLRIDTHGAAVIDPVWELLDQAYQTFGVFPTLLERDFNIPPLSELLREVDGIRAIQRPYTSQATAPSAATQRVTQQPALAAC
- a CDS encoding type II toxin-antitoxin system HicB family antitoxin, which codes for MPHLIAEHRVNPDFDDGLWAAVDVDVARYEVADPNTVVSGLLWKGAPQ
- a CDS encoding Uma2 family endonuclease, yielding MEWSEVVDNPMFANLPFKIELTQFGKLLMSPASNEHGRIQSRLCAKLLEKQTGGEVVTECSVATIDGVKVADVAWLSNEFVSRYGFVTPYPAAPELCIEILSPSNSMLEMQEKVELYLKTGAVEVWLVRDLGSMEFFDCYGKLSKSTLFPSLD
- a CDS encoding HvfC family RiPP maturation protein gives rise to the protein MTSPTPQSAMPDFMRQQQRFSAHLRDPERASAPADIEDRRMKIYRDLIFNNLSSLLAGNFPVIHRLLPREHWRELVRDFLRRHRAVSPLFPELPREFLDFLSHHRRDDPRDPPFLLELAHYEWVEMALQISDGAPNEPPADLMPDGDLLAGRPVLSPLAWNLSYRYPVHRIGPDYQPQQAPEQPTHLLVYLDRNEQVRFMELNAVTQRLLILLQQQPAPNGQDALAQIATELGHLQPQQVIAFGTNLLIDLRVRGVILGALRGV
- a CDS encoding HvfA family oxazolone/thioamide-modified RiPP metallophore is translated as MNHSTTSIATLVGVALAGSIGLAQAEGNPFAAQDMDAGYMQLAEADSDGKSGEGKCGGSSSDADDAKGGEGKCGSSDSDEDGDKDEAKGGEGKCGSGN
- a CDS encoding sensor domain-containing diguanylate cyclase, with protein sequence MKLLLKPWLALAIWTTLVLGSLGWNLHQAQAARAELALKTARSFFDQVVLTRRWNARHGGVYVRVTEDTQPNPYLKIPKRDIRVSDDLMLTAVNPAYMTRQLAELADQTNGVQFHITSLDPIRPENRPETWERLALQRFEQGEAETGEFFSNGDHEAYRYMAPLITEEPCLNCHAEQGYKVDDVRGGISVMLPDVAALPWLSLTVSHLLIGLVGGGLILLSTRLLQQAHDRLRQQAVFDTLTSIPNRRYFVENLVEEFRRGRRQRLPLSLIICDIDNFKSYNDNFGHPAGDRCLRAVAQALQDGLKRGGDFCARYGGEEFVVVLPDTPLPNAVKVAEDMREAIAGLGMRHPGASDGIVTISMGVATDDPRNPDHEALIRQADEALYRAKELGRNRVEAHHPEQSAGMSDLGEESGKGLGADSGEELGTGLGERPVGAKS